One Chlamydiota bacterium genomic window, GAGTGTTCTATTACAGAAGGGAGGTGATTGGTACCTGTGGTGTCATATAATTTGTAATGAACATTGTACCCTTTCCATTTAATTGCTAATAAATCTTGTGCTAAAAGTTGGTGTAGGGGTGATTTTGCAAAATCTTTTCCCTTTTTGTGAAGCCTAATCTCAGGATCATGAAGGATGAGTTGAAGGTCAAACTTTGCTTTGACAAGACTAAAATCAAGAATGCATTCGATCTGGGGAACTTCAATTTCAAAATGGTAGTTTGGATCTTGTTTTGAAAAACAGACGACTTTTTGCAAAACAATCGTTCCATTTGAAAATCGGATACTTTCAAATTCTAAAGAGCCTATTTTTGCAATATGGATTTTGTGCTTTAAAAATTTAAAGATTGAATACTTCACAATAGGTTCATGAAAAAGACCTAAGAGAAATAGGGTTAAAAGGAGAATAAATGTTTTTTTATACTTGATCATAAAGGTATGGTAAAACTTTTTTGGGTTTTATACCAATGGCAAAAAGCATTTTTGCGAGAAAATTCTAATAGCTTTGTTTAATTTACTGATATTACGCATTAACTCCTATTATAGGAAGGCTACAAAAAGCGATCTACTTTGTATTCCTCCTCACACAACTCTTTAGAGTTGTGTTTGTCGGACATACTCGTATATCGCCTCTTTCGCTCTTCCTCTAATAGAACTTACTGCGTAACATCAGTTAACAAAAAATTAATTAATCAGCTTTTCAATGCTGCTAATCTGATTTGCAAGCACAGGATCGATTTTTTGCTTGTTTTCAATCATCTTTGCCGCATAAAGCAGTGTTGAATGTGTTTTGTCAAATGCACTGGCTAAAATAGACACACCTTCATTAACAAATTTGAGAGCTAAAAACATGGCAATCTGACGTGCATTAACAATATGTTTGGTCCTTTTTTTACCCTTCAAGTCCTCAATGGAAATATGGAGTACTTTAGAAACAGATTTTAAAACATTATTGAGTTGAATGTGCTGCTTAGGGATCACTTGGATACATTCACTTAAAACGTGTTGCAAGTCAGGTTTTTGATTGTAAAATCTTAAATGGGCTTGGATTAAATTTAGCGCACCTTCAATTTCGCGTACATTGGATGTTAAACGGTGTGCTAAAAAGTGAGCGTCTTCATAGGATAACTCAAACCCTTTTTGCGTCGCTTTGTGTTGCAAAATGGCAATACGTGTTTCTTCTTCAGGGGTTTCAATTTTTGCGACCATCCCTCCTTGCAAACGACCCACAAGTCGATTGGAAAGCGCAAGCTGCGATGGATTTTTGTCAGATACAATCACAACCTGTTTGTTTTGATGGATCAAACTTTCAATGGTATTGGTGATTTCTTCTTCAAAATTTAGGCGATTTTGCAGAAATTGAATGTCGTCTAGTAAAAGCACATCGAGGCTTCTGAAAAAACGTTTCATGCGATCTAAAGAACGATTTTTTAGATTTTCGACAAGTTCATTAATAAAGTCTTCCGTAGTTGTTAGATGTATTTTAGCGTGACGTTTTATTTTTAGAGCGTGTCCTATTGCATGCAAAAGATGCGTTTTTCCAAGTCCCACATGGCCATAAAATAATACCGTGTTGCAGTTGTTTTGATTTCCTGTTGCGATGCTTTTTGCAATTTGCATAGCAAAACTATTTTCTGGTCCCACAACGAAGTGATCAAATGTATACAGCTTATTAAGTTTGAATTGGTGGAGTGTATGGATGGTGGATGGAACTGCGTGTTTAGGTATGTCTTGAACGTGCGTTTTAACAATTTCAAAATCAAGGGGCATCTGTTTTTCTATCAAGGTATAAAGATCATCTTGAAAATGGCTATAGAGGTATTCTTTTACATAGACATTAGGGATTTGAAGAATGAGTTTTTGCGTGTCTGTTTTTACTTTGATGGGTTTTAGCCAGTTTTGGTAAGCAATTGAAGAACATTTTGTTTTGACGTGATGCAAAAAGTGCATCCAGATAGCATGTGGGGCATTTTTGTCCATACTACATCCTGGGGTTGATGCTCAAAAAAACTTGATGGGGAGTCAACTTCTTTTGAGTTTAGTTTTAAACATTTCCACAGACTATGTGTTCAAATGTTCTGTGTGCGCTACATTAACATCAACTTTTTGTTTGTGCAATACTTTTCAAAAGTTTTTCGTAAAATATTAAAGATGAAAAAACTATGTTAAAGAACTTTTTGAAAACAGGCTCAAAAGCTGTTCTGAACTAACATTACACACGAAATTCAATTTAGAGAAAGAGCGAAAGAAATGAGATACGAGTATGTCTGACAAACACAACTCCAAAGAGTTGTGTGAGGAAGAATACGAATTAGATCGTTTTTTGCAGCCTTTCTATGATTTGGAGTTAGTGTGTAATGTTAGTCTCATTTTTAAAAAAAGATAAAAGCTGTTACGCTTACTTTCATGAAAAAAATGCCTTATGCAAAACCCTGTATTTTCGATGAAGACATTCAACAAGTAACACATGTGTTAAAGTCCGAGCAAATTACAAGAGGGGAGGTGGTAAAAGAGTTTGAGGATACACTTGCTAAAACTTTAGGTGCAAAATATTGCGTGGTATTTAATTCAGGAAGCTCAGCTTTAATGGCAGCCTATTTTGCGCTAGATGTCGATCGTTTTTGTACTCTTTTGACAACACCCATCACTTATGTTGCGACCTGTAGTTTTGCGCTCATAAGAGGTGCAAAATTATGCTTAATTGATGTGCTTTCAAATGGATGTATGGATATAAAACACGCTCGGCAATTATGTCAAAAACAGAGTGGAAGAGTGATTTTTGTTCCTATGCATTATGGTGGCGAGGTTGTCTCTTTGACAGCATTTTTAGATGGATTGCAATATCCCAACGTATCGATTCTTGAAGATGCAGCGCATGCTTTATATGCAAAAGATAGCGATCAAAACTACATCGGTTCTTGCATGTATTCAGATCTATGTGTGTTTTCATTTCATCCTGCCAAAGTGATGACAACAGGGGAGGGTGGATGCGTGACGACAAACAATCCAGACATTTTGGAAAAACTGCGTCTTTTCAGGAACAATGGTATCCAGAAAAAAGGATTTGAGTATGATTGCCTCTGTCTCTCTGGCAACTTTCACATGACAGAACTTCAAGCGGCTTTAGGTCTAGCCCAGATTAAAAGACTGCCCATTTTTTTAGAAAAAAGAAAAAAAATATACGCGCTTTATAAGGAGTTATTAGCAGATATTCCTCATTTAAAATTCTGTGAGATCAACACGCAAGAAACAAGCGGATTCCATCTTTGTGTGGTGCTCATTGATTTTTTAGAACTTGGTATATCAAGAATGGATTTTCAACAAATGCTTTTGGAAAAAGGAATTCAAACAGATGTGCATTATAAACCTCTTCATCATCTTTCAGCCATCCAACCTCATCTGTTTAAATCAGAACTTGAGGTAGAAAATGCAGAACATTTTTATGCCCAAGCGCTCACGCTTCCATTGCACCCAGATGTGCAAAAAAAGGATGTTGAATGGATTTGTACAACCGTTCGAGATCTTATTCTAAAACCTCAGGTTAGAACCCAAATGTAAAGCCAATGATTAAAGCGCTTGTTTGGATAGAATCATTAAATCTAAGAGGATCTGGTGTACCCATAGGCTGTGGGTTAATGGCTCTTGCATTAGGATCGAATTGCGAAGAGACTTCGTAGGCGATCCTAAAAGAAATTAAGAACCAATCGTTGATCACATCATTAAACCCAAGACCAAACTGCAGCTGCACAAGAGGTTGAAAATGCGTTAAGACATTTTCATTTCTAAAGAGTAATCGTTCATTTTTAACTTTATCTTCTTTAAGTTTATTGAGTGCCCTTTCTTCGACTTCCAGTTTTTTTTCAATATCTTTGAGTTTTTTTTCGTCATTTCCGTTGGCCATTTTGTCGTTGTGTAATTCGCGGATTCTTATGTCCAGTTTCTCGATATCATCCTGGTAAGAAATAGTCGTATCAAATTCCTGCCAGCGTGCAAGATACTTTCTTTTGTGCGTTCCTGAAAAAAGTCCCACTGTGAGATTAGAAAAGAGGAAAAAACGACGAGTAAAGACATATCTGACATCTGTTCCTGCAAGAACGCCCAATTGCTGAATACGAAAAGTTACTTTAGAAAAAAGATTTTGTAAGTTTTTCTTTTGGGAAGGACCGATTTTTTCAAAAAGATATGTATGGGTGACAAGCTGTCTTCTAAAATATTGATAGCGGATTCCACCGAAGGGTTGGAATCGCAACTTTGTATTCATCCAATGAGCTGTTTGCAACAATAAATCCGCCATTTGCAAACGTAGTTTTTGCTTAGAGTAGGGCTCTATGGTATAATCAACCCCAGGATTTTGGAATTGGTGTAAGTTTTGTAGATCTTTGAAATTATTGATATCTGCCGCAGCAGGTTCACTGAATTCAAAGGTATGATGGTTACCGCCTCTAAAATGTGTATATTGTAAACTAAAATTAAACCGATTGTGTATGCCAGCTCCTACGCCGACGCGAAATCCAACTTTTTCTTTATCATGAAAATCATATGTTCTGTGAGAAAATCCGTTTATACTCGCTGTCTTTCTATAAAAAGCATTTGTTGGCGTTGCTGTGATTTTAGAAAGCACAAAATCACCATTTACAAGAAAACAAGAAGTATCTGCTTTGTCTTGTATACAGTGCTGCAGTGGCGGATTATTTTGTGAATAGGAAAAAACATCTGCCTGAGCGCATGTTGTCAAAGCGAAAATCGAAACAAGGAAGCAAAAACGATTCATGTGGCCATATTACAAAAAACGCCAAATTTAGCAAAGAAAAAAAACTACAACTGATGTTGCGCAGTAAATTCTATTCATAGGAGGGCTGCAAAGAGCAATCTACTGCGTCTTCCTCCTCACACAACTCTATGGAGTTGCATTTGTCGGACATCCTTGTATCTTACACCTTTCGCCTCTTCTATGAATAGAATTTACTGCGTAACATCAGTTAATTGTCAATTGGGTTTAAAATAGAAGAGGCAGGTGGTACGTTTTGCAAAGAGCTACGATTTTTGATCGATAAGCAGTGTGCATCAAAATGGACGCCATATCTTGTGCTTGTTTGTTTTTTTGCAAAAGAAGCAAAGCTTTAAAACGCAAGAAAAGGGAATGCTTGTTTTCAGGATCTGTTTTTAACACAAAATCAAGGTTTTCAAGGGCTGCTTGAGCGTCATCGAGCTCTAAAGAAATCGAGCCTAGCATGAGTTGATCGTAGACATTGTTAGGATCTATTGCAATGAGCATTTGAAAGATTTTATTGGCAATATCATAGGCGCCTTGTTTATAGTATAAGTAACCGCAAGAGCGCGCTTCTTTCAAGTGTTTGTCTGACCAACCAAGGATGGCTTGCATATCCATATTTAAGCTTTTCCTATTCTATCTTGTTCTTGAAATACCATCTGAGAAATAAGATTTAAGCTTTGCAGAGTTTCTACAAAACGTGTGGTATGTTCGATCTGTTTTTCCTCTTGTGGACTTGTTGTTTCAAGGGCAAGTTGTGCCAACTTATCCAAAAGAGCCTCTTGGTGCGAAGCTGGACCAAATTGGCGCATGACAGCTTCTCTTGTAAAGAGTGTATTTGTCGCAAATCCTTTGGGTGTTCCCGGGTCTGTATCACGGGGATTCGGCAATATTTCAAGCTGAAGTTGCAAAAAGGAAGGTGTCGGTGCTGTCGTATCAATCTTGGTTTGAGACTCGATGATTTGTGATTCATCAAAAATGGGCCTAGCTTCTTTCAACCCTTGTTGTCTGACTTCATAATCACTGTAGACGCTAGACGGCGTTGAGCCGTATGTTATCGGGCTTGTAAGATCTGTTGGCTCTGCCATATTTTTTCACTCCTTTTCACATCATAGAAATAAGAGAGGTTTTTTTGCAACCTTCCCTTTAGTTAACCGAATAGAGAGGGAGCGAAAGGAGAACTTTTCCGCAGACTAATGCTTCCGACGAATAGAAGATAATACGTAATATTAGTTAAAACATTTAAATTTACCACTCATTCCCACTTTTTTACATTTTGATGTAAGTCTCAAATTTTAAAAGAGATTGGGATGAAAAAAAACGATTATTTTTTTAAAAATACAGAAAAAAGTTGTCAAAACTTTAACTTGGTGTTAATCTGTGGAAAAATGTGGAAAAAATATGAGCCAACATTACTTTAATGGATCACATATCGCAAAGTTGGATCAAAAGAATCGTTTTGTTCTGCCGATCCAAATGCGTCATGGTTTGATTGAAGATGGCGAATTGCAATGCACTTTGGCTCTTGGACAAAATGGATCTTTGGTGATCTATAAAAGGTCTGAGATTGAAACCATTGTTGAGCGTTTCAGAAAAAAGCAGCATTCTCCACATTTACAAAAGTTTTTCACACTGTTTTTCTCAACTCTTCATAAAACAACGTGTGATAGCATCGGACGGATTTCTATTCCGCCAATGCTTAAGGGGGCAATTGGTTTAAAGCAAGAGATTGTTGTTGCTGGGGTATTAAATAAGATCGAGCTTTGGCCAAAAGAGATTTATGAAGAGAATTTGCGTCTCGTTTTGAGCGGTGAAAATAGCATTGCATCGCTTGCGCAAGATGCATTCCAACTTTTGGATGAGGAAGACAGAGTTAAGGAGGAGGTTTTAGTTTAGAGTCAAAACATAAAAGTGTGATGGTTGACGAGGTGCTTGCGTTATTTGGGGATAAGATGAGCACTTTTTTAGATTGCAATTTGGGTGTTGGAGGACACGCAAAGGCGATTTTACAAAACCATCCAGAATTAGCATTACTTATTGGCATTGACAAAGATCAAAGTGCTCTAAAACTAGCAAAACAAAATTTAGGGGCTTTTGAAGCGAAAGTTAAGTACGTGCATGGGGATTTTAATGCACTTGATCAACATCTAAAAATTGTGGGGATTAAGGAAGTTGACGGTGTGTTATTTGATCTTGGGGTATCTTCCATGCAGCTTGACGAAGAAAAGCGAGGATTTAGCTTTCGGTTCAACAGCCCTCTAGATATGCGCATGGATCAGACAGATCCTGTATGTGCAAAAGACATTATCAACACGTGGACAGAAAAGGAGCTTGGTGAACTTTTTAAAAATGGGGATGTGAGAAACTTTCAGGCCATTGCAAAACGCATTGTGCAATCTCGAAAAAAACAGCCCATTTTAACAACATTTGACCTGATCCATTGCTTGGAGGGGTTATTGATAAAAACACGCAAGCACAATAGTGCAACGCTTGTTTTTCAAGCACTTAGGCTTGCTGTCAACAAAGAAGTGAAGCATTTGCAAGAAGCGCTGCCAAAAGCGCTCTCAATGCTAAAGAAGGGGGGCATTTGCGTTGTGATCAGTTTCCATTCGATTGAAGATAGAATTGTAAAAAATTTCATTAGGGAAAACAGCGCGAAACAGATCGAAGGGGAAAAATTGATACCAAAAGTTTGCAATTTAACTAAAAAACCCCTAACACCCAAAGAAGAGACTAAAATAAACAAACGAGCAAGAAGTGCCAAATTAAGGGCATTTAGAAAGGTGTAGCTATGCAAAGTATTCGACTATTTGGATGTATCGTGTGCTTATCTTTTTTACTCTACTCCTATGTTTCTGTCCAAAATCAAGTTGTTCATCAACAATTTAAACTCCAACCCCTTGTCAAGGATGTACAAAAGCTTAAAGAATTAAATCGGCAGATGTTTTTTGAAATCCAGCAATTTGAAGATCCCAATCAGCTTATGCTTTTTGCCCAAAATGATCAATTTCGACATTTAGCTTTTCCAAAACAGACCCATATTGCTAAGCTAGAAATCAAAAAATCTGAAGAGTTTTTTGCTTCCAATGAATAAAAACTGGCACGATTTAACGCGATTGACCTTTTTGATCGCCTTTGTTTTTTGTCTTTTTGGTCTTCTATTTTATCGTTTTTTTCAAATTCAAGTCATCGAACATGAAAAATGGCTACACCTTGCCCAAAATCAGTACGAAAAGATTGAAGAGGTGGCATTTCAAAGAGGGGTCTTTTATTCCAACAATTTAAAAGGAGAGACTACCCATACGCCGCTTGTTGTCGATGTGGTCAAGTACCACGTTTTCGTTGATCCAAAAAGTATCCCAGATGAGCTAAAACCCACTTTGTGTCATCAACTTTGCCAACTTTTAAATTTGGAAGAAGAGACAACACAACAAGAGTTTTACAAACAAGCACGCGCACGAAGAATCAAAGCCTTTATTGATATTAAAGAAAAGCATGATGTCGAGCTATTTTTTGCACGATTTTCCAAAAAGCACAAAATTCCCACAAACGCACTCTTTTTCACTCAAGATACCAAAAGACAATACCCTTTTGGTCACTTGCTTGGCCAAGTTTTACATACGGTGCGTGATGAAAAAGATCCCATCACCAAACGAGCCTTTCCGACAGGGGGTTTGGAGATGGAACTAAATAAGGTATTGCAAGGAAGCTTTGGTAAGCAAAAACATCTAGTGACACCAAGACGAAAAATCAACTTAGGTCAAGAGATCCAAAAAGTCAAGAATGGAGCTAAGGTCTTTTTGACCATCAATCACCACATCCAAGCCATTTGTGAAAAAGCGCTTAAAGAAGGTGTGATCAAAGCAGGAGCCAAGGGAGGCTGGGCAATTATACTAGATCCTCAAAACGGACACGTTTTAGCCCTTGCGCAATATCCTTTTTTTGATCCCAATGAATACACCAGCTATTTCAACGATGAAAGCTTGCTCGATCATACACGCTATCGAGGCATTACCGACCTTTATGAACCAGCATCCATTATGAAGCCCATCACTTGTGCCATTGCACTTTTGGGTAACGAAATCCTTGCCAAGCAAAACAAATCTCCTCTATTTGATCCCGAAGCCAAAACACCCACAACCAATCCCATCTTTCCAGGAAGAACAAAGCCGCTAAAAGATGTACGTTTGCACTATTTTTTAAATATGAACATGGCCATCCAGAAATCTTCCAATATCTACATGGCACGCCTTGTAGAAAAAATTATCGCTACCTTTGGCAATGAATGGTACAGAGAAGCCTTACAACTCTTTGGTTTTGGTCAAAAAACACACATCGAACTTCCCTCAGAACAAGCAGGAATAGTCCCAAAACCTGGACGCTTGCATCCCAATGGAACACTAGAATGGTCCAGACCCACGCCCTATTCTCTTGCCATGGGGCATAACTTACTTGCAAGTTCCATGCAAATGGTCACGGCTTTTTCTG contains:
- the dnaA_2 gene encoding Chromosomal replication initiator protein DnaA, encoding MDKNAPHAIWMHFLHHVKTKCSSIAYQNWLKPIKVKTDTQKLILQIPNVYVKEYLYSHFQDDLYTLIEKQMPLDFEIVKTHVQDIPKHAVPSTIHTLHQFKLNKLYTFDHFVVGPENSFAMQIAKSIATGNQNNCNTVLFYGHVGLGKTHLLHAIGHALKIKRHAKIHLTTTEDFINELVENLKNRSLDRMKRFFRSLDVLLLDDIQFLQNRLNFEEEITNTIESLIHQNKQVVIVSDKNPSQLALSNRLVGRLQGGMVAKIETPEEETRIAILQHKATQKGFELSYEDAHFLAHRLTSNVREIEGALNLIQAHLRFYNQKPDLQHVLSECIQVIPKQHIQLNNVLKSVSKVLHISIEDLKGKKRTKHIVNARQIAMFLALKFVNEGVSILASAFDKTHSTLLYAAKMIENKQKIDPVLANQISSIEKLIN
- the pseC gene encoding UDP-4-amino-4,6-dideoxy-N-acetyl-beta-L-altrosamine transaminase — protein: MKKMPYAKPCIFDEDIQQVTHVLKSEQITRGEVVKEFEDTLAKTLGAKYCVVFNSGSSALMAAYFALDVDRFCTLLTTPITYVATCSFALIRGAKLCLIDVLSNGCMDIKHARQLCQKQSGRVIFVPMHYGGEVVSLTAFLDGLQYPNVSILEDAAHALYAKDSDQNYIGSCMYSDLCVFSFHPAKVMTTGEGGCVTTNNPDILEKLRLFRNNGIQKKGFEYDCLCLSGNFHMTELQAALGLAQIKRLPIFLEKRKKIYALYKELLADIPHLKFCEINTQETSGFHLCVVLIDFLELGISRMDFQQMLLEKGIQTDVHYKPLHHLSAIQPHLFKSELEVENAEHFYAQALTLPLHPDVQKKDVEWICTTVRDLILKPQVRTQM
- the mraZ gene encoding Transcriptional regulator MraZ, with the translated sequence MSQHYFNGSHIAKLDQKNRFVLPIQMRHGLIEDGELQCTLALGQNGSLVIYKRSEIETIVERFRKKQHSPHLQKFFTLFFSTLHKTTCDSIGRISIPPMLKGAIGLKQEIVVAGVLNKIELWPKEIYEENLRLVLSGENSIASLAQDAFQLLDEEDRVKEEVLV
- the rsmH gene encoding Ribosomal RNA small subunit methyltransferase H, whose product is MVDEVLALFGDKMSTFLDCNLGVGGHAKAILQNHPELALLIGIDKDQSALKLAKQNLGAFEAKVKYVHGDFNALDQHLKIVGIKEVDGVLFDLGVSSMQLDEEKRGFSFRFNSPLDMRMDQTDPVCAKDIINTWTEKELGELFKNGDVRNFQAIAKRIVQSRKKQPILTTFDLIHCLEGLLIKTRKHNSATLVFQALRLAVNKEVKHLQEALPKALSMLKKGGICVVISFHSIEDRIVKNFIRENSAKQIEGEKLIPKVCNLTKKPLTPKEETKINKRARSAKLRAFRKV
- the penA gene encoding Penicillin-binding protein 2 → MNKNWHDLTRLTFLIAFVFCLFGLLFYRFFQIQVIEHEKWLHLAQNQYEKIEEVAFQRGVFYSNNLKGETTHTPLVVDVVKYHVFVDPKSIPDELKPTLCHQLCQLLNLEEETTQQEFYKQARARRIKAFIDIKEKHDVELFFARFSKKHKIPTNALFFTQDTKRQYPFGHLLGQVLHTVRDEKDPITKRAFPTGGLEMELNKVLQGSFGKQKHLVTPRRKINLGQEIQKVKNGAKVFLTINHHIQAICEKALKEGVIKAGAKGGWAIILDPQNGHVLALAQYPFFDPNEYTSYFNDESLLDHTRYRGITDLYEPASIMKPITCAIALLGNEILAKQNKSPLFDPEAKTPTTNPIFPGRTKPLKDVRLHYFLNMNMAIQKSSNIYMARLVEKIIATFGNEWYREALQLFGFGQKTHIELPSEQAGIVPKPGRLHPNGTLEWSRPTPYSLAMGHNLLASSMQMVTAFSALANGGYLVKPTLIKKITSEGEVLHEHVPKRIQILPKKIVDRVVEAIQYVTKIGGAARLANVYGYTEAGKTGSSEKVIHGTYSKDKHFSSFVGFSPAKNAKLCMIVTVDEPEVKFIPYLGRNQHGGICAAPIFREVVTQVFDYLGIEEDDPYGYPQNDIRYDFEKAHYVKKTKELAELYQQWNAR